One Flavobacterium cerinum genomic window, CCCGGAACCTTCTCCATCAATTTCATCATCCCGTAAAAGAAAATAACAACCGCTACTATCTGTACCCAAATGTTCGGATTGGGTTGCGTCTGTTCGTATAATGCCCACGCTCCCATTCCAAAAAACAACACTATATAAATCGTCTTCATAACTTGCTTTTTATTTTGATCAAATTTAATAAACTTTCGCTTCCGTTCTATTTTTCATTTTTCAGTCCTGGTTTTTCAATTTTTAAAAATAAAAAAGCAGCCCGAAGGCTGCTTAATATTCACAAACAATATTCTAATTATTTTTTACTTCTCGAACTGCTGTAAGGTTGTTGTAATGATACGAACACAATCTAAAAGCTGTTCTTCATTCATCACCAACGGCGGTGCAAAACGAATGATATTTCCATGTGTCGGCTTAGCTAAAAGACCATTGTCACGCAATGCCAAACAGATGTTCCAGGCCGTATCACTTTCTTCCGTATCGTTGATCACAATTGCATTTAAAAGTCCTTTTCCGCGAACCAAAGTACAGATCGTACTACCGGCTATATACTCGTTTATTTTTGCCCGGAACAGTTCCCCTAATTTTTCAGCATTGACAGCCAACTGTTCTTCTTCTACAACTTGCAAAGCTGCAATTGCTACAGCAGCCGCTACCGGATTACCTCCGAAAGTAGATCCGTGTTGTCCCGGTTTAATCACATTCATAACACCGTCATTTGCCAAAACAGCCGATACCGGATAAGCCCCGCCAGAAAGTGCTTTTCCTAAAATCAGGATGTCCGGTGTTACATTTTCATGTTGTACTGCCAATAGTTTTCCGGTACGGGCAATACCCGTTTGAACCTCATCCGCAATGAAAAGTGTATTATGTGCTTCACACAATTCTTTTGCCTTTGCTAAATACCCTTCAGACGGCACATACACACCTGCTTCCCCCTGAATAGGTTCAACAAGGAATCCTGCTACGTTTTTATTCGATTTAAGCGCATTTTCCAGCGCGTTGATATCATCATAAGGAATTCGGATAAATCCTTCCGTATACGGCCCGAAATTCTTTCGCGCGTTTTCATCATTCGAAAAAGAGATGATTGTAGTCGTTCTTCCGTGGAAATTATTTTCACAAACGATGATTTGCGCCTGATTTTCCGGGATACCTCTTTTTTCGTAAGCCCATTTGCGGCATAATTTCAATGCGGTTTCAACGGCTTCCGCTCCGGTATTCATCGGTAACACCTTATCAAATCCAAAATAGTCCGTTACGAATTTCTCATAAGCTCCAAGTTTATCATTATAAAATGCTCTTGAAGTCAAAGTTAACGTTTGCGCCTGCTCCATCATCGCATTGACGATTTTCGGATGACAATGTCCTTGATTTACGGCAGAATAAGCCGATAAAAAGTCATAATACTTTTTACCTTCCACATCCCATACAAAAACTCCTTCCCCCTTATTTAATACTACAGGAAGCGGATGATAATTGTGTGCTCCGTATTTATCTTCCAAAGCAATTGCTTCGGCTGAACTGATTTTTTCTAAAACTGACATGCTAAAATATTAGTTGGTTTAGTGATCTGATATTCCTTCTTTTAAGGAGAGAAATCATCCTGTATATGCCGTGCAATTTACTAATTCTATTTGAAAATTATATTCGAAAAACGAATCTTTAACGGTTTTCCATAACAAAAACAGTCCCAAAATCACTTTTCAAAACATTTGTTATTTTCACTACAATATGTTATAAAACCTACATTGACATTCCGTAAATATTTAATCATTTAATTAAGTCATGTCGGAACTAACTCGGTCACTATTGGACACAATTCGCCTTCGCACGCAATATCGACCTAGTTTTACTTCCAAACAAATAATCATTTTATGAACAAACATTTACTTTCATTACTGTGTGCCGTTTTTTTACTCAGCGGAAACATCAAAAGCGCAAAAGCGCAAACGTTTTCCGTCAAACCTTTTACCGCTATTTCCAAAGGACGATCACAAAACGGTCAGGGACCTGAAAAAAGCTATGACGGCAACAACAACACACTCTATCATTCTATCTGGAATACTAACCGAATCCCCGATACTTTAGATTATTATTTCACCAATGTTCGCAACATTGATTCGCTTACGTATACTCCCAGACAGGATCATTCTCCAAACGGTCGATGGGGCAATGTCGAGATATGGGCCACTTCAGCCTATTCGCCAAATTTCCAACTCATCACCACTGTCAACTGGCAAGAGACAAAAGACGTCAAAACTCTAAAACTCCCCGGAACCGGCATCAAGCACCCTTCTGCTATACGGTTTGTCGTAAAATCGGCATACGGGAACAACTCCAGCATTGCTGAAATGGCATTTTATTCGCCCTTTCCACAACATATTAATACTCCACATGTTTTTGAGGTTGACAGCAGTCTTGTTGCCAATCTGGGCGATATTAAAATACCGGTACAAAACGGTACTGCTTCTAATTACCAACCCGGCAGTACAATTGAACGGTCTTTTGACGGAAATCAAAGTACATTGTACCATTCCAACCACTCCAAAAGAACATTCCCCATTGCACTGGAATATGATTTTACAAATATTGATCAATTAGATTACATTGTGTATCATCCTCGAAGAGGGAATAAAAACGGGCTGTTTGGCCGTATTAAAGTAGAAGCCCGAACCAAAACCTCATCTTATCAAACCTTAATTGAAGCATTCGATTGCGAATTTAAAAACACACCTTCACTGATCCGTTTTCCCTCCGGATTTGCTAATCCGGCACAAGTTCGGATTACGATTCTAAGCGGTTACAACAACTTTGCGAGTGCTGCTGAAATCGAGTTCTATCAAAAAGGAACTTTAAAAAACGATTACCAAACTATTTTCGCCAATCGTTTATACAGTGAATTACGACAGGGTATTACACAACAAAGCATTGACACCATTTCTGCTCTTTTTTTTAAAAAACTGGCTCAGGATCTGTTAAAAGGGAATTACGATAAAAAATTCAGAATTCAAAGCTATTCCGCTATTCCGTCACCTTCAAAAACAAGAGAAAAACTTAACCTTGCATTTGAATATAGTCGTTATCAAAATCCGACCGGAATTGTATTTGAAAACAACAGTACTGCTATTATATTTGTTGATCAATATAATACGGATTTAGGGTTAATTTCTTTAAAGGTGAGAAATTTTGCCGATGAAACTTCAGGTCAGGAAAGCGCTTATATACTAAAACCCGGGCTAAATAAATTCACACTTTCCAATGGTGGTCTGGGCTATATTGACTATTACAGTATGGTTCCCGACTTACCAAAAGTCAAAATAAATATTGCAAGCGGATCCGTAAACGGTTATTTATCTTATGAAGACACTGTTGAAAACTGGCGCGAAAGAGTAAGCAGTAGTGTTTATCCTAAAATCGATTTGATTGGCAATCATGTCGGGATAAATATCTTAAAGCGTCCTTTACTTCAGAACGCATTGTTTAACGGAAAAGAAGTCCTTCAAAAATGGGATTCAATCGTTAAAATACAATTTCATCAAATGGGACTGGTAAAATATGACCTTGTTCCTCAAAATAAAATGTTTGCCTGGGTTGAATCAAAAAGCGGTTATTATGCCGTAAACAACTACGCTCATTTTGATCTTACATGGGGTGAACAGGCCATGACATCTGCGGATAATTTAGGAATATGGGGAATTTCACATGAATTCGGACATCAGAATCAAATCTTAAACGGTTTAAAATGGACCGGAACTACCGAAGTAACCAATAATATTTACTCGGCTTATACAAGCTACCTCTTCAACAAATCCAAGCTAACACGTTTAGAAACGGCTAATGATTTGTACCAAGACACACGATTAACCGGCAATCTATACAACATCTATTACAACGAGACCGGTCGAAAACAACAAAATATTATGAGTCGGCCAAATGTTTTTGAACGCTTAATTCCTTTCTGGCAATTACAACTCTTTTATGCTATTGCCGGTGCCGGTATTGAAGCGCCGACTTTAGAACAGGTAATGGCAAATAAAAATATAACCGGCAATACGGATTATGCCAATTGGCTTGGGATTACTGCACAAACTATTCGTAACCAAACAACAACTAATATCCCTAACGGTCAACAAATGATGAATTTCACGAAATATGTCAGCGATGCCGTACAACAGGACTTAACGGAATTTTTCACCAAAGCCGGTTTTTACACTCCGCTTGATGCTATTGTTAATGATTATACCCCGGCAAGAATTACTGTAACTGAAGCCGACATTGAAGCAGCAAAGGCCTATATTACTTCCAAAGGTTATCCGAAACCGCAATCGCCGGTTATCCATTATATAACGGCTCAAAATATGCATATGTACCAAAACAATTTATCCCCGGAAGGTATTCAAAACTCCGGATTTACAATAGACAGTATTACTGTTCCCGGAAAAATCTATTATAAAATAACACACGACGTATGGCAAAACGCAGTGGCTTTCGAAACAATTGACAGCAATAACGAAGTATTATTTATCACTACCTACGCTACCGGTGACCTCAGCAAACAAACTACAACAGTATTGTTTCCGGAAAATGCGGTGAACATACTTGCTGTCGGAGCAGACGGAACGCGATTACCGATACTAGATTCAGCCCGTTTACATCCCAACAAAACGTTTAATACAGCAGATTTACAGGAAGAGGAAGACCAAAGCAATGATGAAACAATAACAATAGCTCCAAACCCGGTAACTGACAATTTTGTTATAACGGTTGAAAATTCGCAAATCAAAGCAGGTAGTCTTGTCGATTTCAACGGACAGGTAGTAAAACAATTTCCCATAGAACATCAAACCCGTGTAACTATTTCCGATCTGAAATCCGGCATTTATTTTATTGTACTGGAAACATCCGACGGCTCCCGAATCGTAAAAAAAATAATGATTCATCATTTATAAGCTATCCCAACTATTTCTTTCTATTACCGGAAACGGTATTTTTCAAAAAAAGCACCTGAAAAGGTGCTTTTTATCATTTTATAACTGTAGTCTAAACTCGGCTTACATCATTACCTCATCGGCACTTGGTCCGTAGCTTCCCGGAATCGGGATGTTTAATAAACGAAGATATACGCCCAACTGAGCACGGTGATGTACGATCTGGCAATAGCTCATACGAATCACTTCATATTTAGAGGATGTGCTGTAAATCTGATCCCCGTTACGCAATGTCCATTCTTCCCAAAACTCTTCTTCATCGTTATTTTCCAATGCTTTTTTACCTTTTTCCAGCGATTCTTCAAAAAAGGTTAACAACTCAGCCGTATCTTTTACGTCTTTTGACACGTATGGATTATTCGCAAAATCAAGTTCACTGGTGGTTAAAGCCATTTCTACCCAGGTAGGCAATTCTGCAACATGAGAAGCCAGTACTTTCATTTTCATACTTTTCGGATGCGGTTGCCAGTCTAATTTATCCGTCGGCACGCAAGACAGCATTTTTCGGGTTACTGCTGCTTCTTTAATCATTTCGTCTTGTAACAATGTGATTAGTTTCATAGATGTATCGTTTTTTTGTTTAACAATACAAAGGAACGACCGGCTAGTGACAACCGTGTGTCAGTAGATTTTTAAACTTTATTCTTTTTTTAAAATTTTTTCAGCCAGTTCTTTTATCCGTAGTTTTAATGCGACCGGCTCAATGATTTCAGCATAATCCGCAAACATAATATACCATCGGGCAAATCCTTCATTAAGTGATTCGGTTAAAAATGTCATTTCAATTTCATTTCCGATTATCCGTTCACTTACGAAACCATAAAAATGTTTCCGTTCCTGTAAGTAAAGCCCAATTGTTTTATCCACACGGATAACCGCTTTTTCGCGTTTAAAATGCAAATCCTGTTTTTTTTCTTCCTGATATTTCTCAAGGGAAGCATGTTCTTTGCGGAAAGGCTCCATAGTGAGTAAAATAGCCACCATTCTATCCGCCCGGAAGTGCCGATATGCTTGTCGGTAATGACAATAGCCCACCGTATACCAATATTCATTTTCGTAGTATATCCCGATCGGCTCAATTAAACGTTCCGTATCCTGTTCGTTACCAAAAGCCCGATATGTCATTTTAACGATACGTTTTTCTGAAATCGCTTTTAAAAGCACGTCCAGACTATTATTAGGAGCCGAAGTGTTTTTTTTTCTTTTACGAACATGGATATGATCTTCCAATCCGGCTACCAGATCTTTTTCCGTACCTCGTAAAACCGATTTCACCTTATACATAGCAGAACTGAAATTATTCTGAATTGCGGTATCCGATAATTTTTCCATCAGTTTTTCAGCTGTTATAAAAGCCATAGCTTCATCCTGAGTAAACATAACCGGAGGTAAACGATAACCTTCTACAATTGAATATCCGATACCGGCTTCTCCATAAAGCGGTACTCCGGCTTCTTCAAGCGTTCGTATATCGCGATACACGGTTCGGAGACTAATATTAAACCGGTCGGCCAAATCCTGAGCTTTCACCACTCTTTTAGACTGTAACTGGATCAATATAGCCGTAATTCGGTCAAATCGGTTCATGGTTATACTATTTAGCGGTCAAAAATAAGACAAACGAAGACCAGTTCAAATTTTATTTTTAGCATTCCTTTTCCGGTTATTACCAGAATTAACATTGTGATCATTTTTAAGATAAAAAAACACCACAATCATAACTTTTTAAGAATATTAACATTATTTTTTACTAACACTACCTTTATAAGTTTGCCGGGTCTAACTAAAACAAACACAATGAAAATTAACAAAGGTATTTTAGGTCTTGTGGCCTTGTCGACCCTGTTGTCGTGTAATTCTGATGACGACACTAACAACACATCAGGAAACAACAATTCGCCGATCGAGTTAAAAAATTACTCCATTACTCCGGCTCTTATTAAAACAATGCCCGGTTTTACGTCATTGGAAACGTATTCTCTTTTTTCAAGTGAGGATACTTTTATCAACACTCC contains:
- a CDS encoding M60 family metallopeptidase, with the translated sequence MNKHLLSLLCAVFLLSGNIKSAKAQTFSVKPFTAISKGRSQNGQGPEKSYDGNNNTLYHSIWNTNRIPDTLDYYFTNVRNIDSLTYTPRQDHSPNGRWGNVEIWATSAYSPNFQLITTVNWQETKDVKTLKLPGTGIKHPSAIRFVVKSAYGNNSSIAEMAFYSPFPQHINTPHVFEVDSSLVANLGDIKIPVQNGTASNYQPGSTIERSFDGNQSTLYHSNHSKRTFPIALEYDFTNIDQLDYIVYHPRRGNKNGLFGRIKVEARTKTSSYQTLIEAFDCEFKNTPSLIRFPSGFANPAQVRITILSGYNNFASAAEIEFYQKGTLKNDYQTIFANRLYSELRQGITQQSIDTISALFFKKLAQDLLKGNYDKKFRIQSYSAIPSPSKTREKLNLAFEYSRYQNPTGIVFENNSTAIIFVDQYNTDLGLISLKVRNFADETSGQESAYILKPGLNKFTLSNGGLGYIDYYSMVPDLPKVKINIASGSVNGYLSYEDTVENWRERVSSSVYPKIDLIGNHVGINILKRPLLQNALFNGKEVLQKWDSIVKIQFHQMGLVKYDLVPQNKMFAWVESKSGYYAVNNYAHFDLTWGEQAMTSADNLGIWGISHEFGHQNQILNGLKWTGTTEVTNNIYSAYTSYLFNKSKLTRLETANDLYQDTRLTGNLYNIYYNETGRKQQNIMSRPNVFERLIPFWQLQLFYAIAGAGIEAPTLEQVMANKNITGNTDYANWLGITAQTIRNQTTTNIPNGQQMMNFTKYVSDAVQQDLTEFFTKAGFYTPLDAIVNDYTPARITVTEADIEAAKAYITSKGYPKPQSPVIHYITAQNMHMYQNNLSPEGIQNSGFTIDSITVPGKIYYKITHDVWQNAVAFETIDSNNEVLFITTYATGDLSKQTTTVLFPENAVNILAVGADGTRLPILDSARLHPNKTFNTADLQEEEDQSNDETITIAPNPVTDNFVITVENSQIKAGSLVDFNGQVVKQFPIEHQTRVTISDLKSGIYFIVLETSDGSRIVKKIMIHHL
- a CDS encoding helix-turn-helix transcriptional regulator: MNRFDRITAILIQLQSKRVVKAQDLADRFNISLRTVYRDIRTLEEAGVPLYGEAGIGYSIVEGYRLPPVMFTQDEAMAFITAEKLMEKLSDTAIQNNFSSAMYKVKSVLRGTEKDLVAGLEDHIHVRKRKKNTSAPNNSLDVLLKAISEKRIVKMTYRAFGNEQDTERLIEPIGIYYENEYWYTVGYCHYRQAYRHFRADRMVAILLTMEPFRKEHASLEKYQEEKKQDLHFKREKAVIRVDKTIGLYLQERKHFYGFVSERIIGNEIEMTFLTESLNEGFARWYIMFADYAEIIEPVALKLRIKELAEKILKKE
- a CDS encoding DinB family protein produces the protein MKLITLLQDEMIKEAAVTRKMLSCVPTDKLDWQPHPKSMKMKVLASHVAELPTWVEMALTTSELDFANNPYVSKDVKDTAELLTFFEESLEKGKKALENNDEEEFWEEWTLRNGDQIYSTSSKYEVIRMSYCQIVHHRAQLGVYLRLLNIPIPGSYGPSADEVMM
- the rocD gene encoding ornithine--oxo-acid transaminase; protein product: MSVLEKISSAEAIALEDKYGAHNYHPLPVVLNKGEGVFVWDVEGKKYYDFLSAYSAVNQGHCHPKIVNAMMEQAQTLTLTSRAFYNDKLGAYEKFVTDYFGFDKVLPMNTGAEAVETALKLCRKWAYEKRGIPENQAQIIVCENNFHGRTTTIISFSNDENARKNFGPYTEGFIRIPYDDINALENALKSNKNVAGFLVEPIQGEAGVYVPSEGYLAKAKELCEAHNTLFIADEVQTGIARTGKLLAVQHENVTPDILILGKALSGGAYPVSAVLANDGVMNVIKPGQHGSTFGGNPVAAAVAIAALQVVEEEQLAVNAEKLGELFRAKINEYIAGSTICTLVRGKGLLNAIVINDTEESDTAWNICLALRDNGLLAKPTHGNIIRFAPPLVMNEEQLLDCVRIITTTLQQFEK